From Calditrichia bacterium:
TGCTGCACTGCAGCGGTCGCGCCGTGTAAACGCTGCAGCGATCGTTTTCCAACAAAATGCAGTCGCCGTTGTCCCGTGATTTTAAGTGAAGTGTATCGCCATCGTCAAATGATTCCGCAAATTTTTCGAGAAATTCCGGTTTTGGCATTTGCAAAACGGCGGCAATATTTTCTGCTTCTGCATGAGTTAAACTGACAATTCCGTCGGATTTGGTGCAGCAATTGCCGCACTCTGTGCAGCCAAAGAACAGTCCGTTGCGGTAAAATTTCTTTTTGAATTTTTTGTTCATTTACAATCAATCATCCGGCATTTACGGGCAAGCTGCCATTGGTAGACGGTGTTTTTTTATCTGCTGTTAAACCGCTTTGCCAATCTTTAAATTTTTCTATTTCATCGTTTAGCAAGCTTACCACAAAACCGATTACCGCTGCATCATCAACAAAACCAAATCCGAACAGAAAATCCGGTACCAGATCCAGCGGATTGACGAAATATAAAATCGCCGCCATTATCGCAATGATGGTTTTCCACGGCAGGTGTTTGTAATCGCCGCTGCGATAGGCTTTGGC
This genomic window contains:
- a CDS encoding YkgJ family cysteine cluster protein, with the protein product MNKKFKKKFYRNGLFFGCTECGNCCTKSDGIVSLTHAEAENIAAVLQMPKPEFLEKFAESFDDGDTLHLKSRDNGDCILLENDRCSVYTARPLQCSTFPFWPENLKSAYRWNIVAEECPGIGLGRKYSAEEIDAIKKSMRRDG
- a CDS encoding DUF1232 domain-containing protein, which produces MANEKEPRGYQKAKAKAEEILNDPDKTAGLLSNAAEKAQFYRQRLKDVWEQLDMLIQMAKAYRSGDYKHLPWKTIIAIMAAILYFVNPLDLVPDFLFGFGFVDDAAVIGFVVSLLNDEIEKFKDWQSGLTADKKTPSTNGSLPVNAG